One Chromatiales bacterium DNA window includes the following coding sequences:
- a CDS encoding RNA polymerase sigma factor — MPDRNVMESTELIAAMLKGDERAFTAFFDSYFPRVYRFALPRLGGDADAAAEVVQATLVKAMRKLADFRGDASLFTWVCQICRHEVVDWLRVQRRHADKIVLMEDSPELRAAVEAIAAPEMEEPGSRYSQTETRRLIRSVLDRLPPRYGDALEMKYVEGLSVDEIGVELGIGTIATQSLLARARVAFRDALESVFGAAAQDVLASLS; from the coding sequence ATGCCCGACCGGAATGTGATGGAGTCGACAGAACTCATAGCGGCGATGCTGAAGGGCGATGAGCGTGCGTTCACCGCCTTCTTCGACAGCTATTTCCCGCGCGTCTATCGTTTCGCACTGCCGCGTCTGGGTGGCGATGCCGATGCGGCGGCGGAAGTGGTCCAGGCGACGCTGGTGAAGGCCATGCGCAAGCTGGCCGATTTTCGTGGCGATGCCTCGCTGTTTACCTGGGTCTGCCAGATCTGCCGGCACGAAGTGGTGGACTGGCTGCGGGTCCAGCGCCGCCATGCCGACAAGATCGTGCTCATGGAGGACAGCCCGGAACTCAGGGCTGCGGTCGAAGCGATCGCCGCGCCCGAGATGGAAGAACCGGGCAGCCGCTACAGCCAGACCGAGACGAGACGCCTGATCCGCTCGGTACTCGACCGGCTGCCGCCGCGCTATGGCGATGCGCTGGAGATGAAGTATGTCGAGGGTCTGTCGGTGGACGAGATAGGTGTCGAACTCGGTATCGGTACGATCGCGACGCAGTCGCTGCTGGCGCGCGCGCGGGTGGCCTTTCGCGATGCGCTGGAATCGGTGTTCGGTGCGGCGGCACAGGATGTACTGGCGAGCCTGTCCTGA
- a CDS encoding FecR domain-containing protein, which produces MNMMQENDEEMRPGEEASLAALLRDVGPRAEPPAQVARQVRAAVEAEWRAVVAARQPKVQPTARPLARRWPVLALAASIAVAAIGAWFALPLLNPPAMPLATLSRVDGAVEAGSGSDWQPVAVRQTLTAGQGLVTGPQGRAAVKLRDGITLRLDTDTRVALLTPERIVVRRGAVYLDAGPRSATADPLVIESRYGSTRHLGTQYEVRIAPDAMVVSVREGLVEVSGTGLATQAKAGEQLLLKANGSMQRETIERTAALWDWTQEVTPPFAIEQRTLPDFLDWVSRETGRQLEYASPQLQSSAAGIVLRGSVAGLRPDAALAAVMATTPLDYTADRSLITIKARTPR; this is translated from the coding sequence ATGAACATGATGCAGGAAAACGATGAGGAGATGCGGCCCGGCGAGGAAGCCTCGCTGGCGGCACTGTTGCGCGATGTCGGCCCGCGGGCCGAACCGCCGGCGCAGGTGGCGCGGCAGGTGCGCGCGGCGGTTGAGGCCGAATGGCGGGCAGTGGTTGCCGCCCGGCAGCCGAAGGTACAGCCGACTGCCCGGCCCCTGGCCCGACGCTGGCCGGTACTGGCCCTGGCGGCGAGCATTGCGGTGGCTGCGATCGGTGCCTGGTTTGCCCTGCCGTTACTCAATCCGCCAGCAATGCCACTGGCCACGCTGAGTCGCGTGGATGGCGCGGTCGAGGCGGGTTCCGGCAGCGACTGGCAGCCGGTTGCGGTCCGGCAGACGCTGACGGCAGGTCAGGGACTCGTCACCGGTCCGCAGGGAAGGGCCGCCGTGAAATTGCGTGACGGCATCACCCTGCGGCTGGATACCGATACCCGTGTCGCGTTGCTGACGCCCGAGCGGATCGTCGTCAGGCGCGGTGCTGTTTATCTGGATGCGGGTCCGCGCAGTGCCACAGCTGATCCGCTGGTCATCGAGTCGCGCTACGGCAGTACCCGGCACCTGGGGACGCAGTACGAAGTGCGGATCGCGCCGGACGCGATGGTGGTCAGTGTCCGCGAGGGCCTCGTTGAAGTATCGGGCACCGGGCTGGCCACACAGGCAAAGGCCGGCGAACAGCTGCTGCTGAAGGCCAACGGCAGCATGCAGCGCGAGACCATAGAGCGAACCGCTGCCCTGTGGGACTGGACGCAGGAAGTGACCCCGCCCTTTGCGATCGAGCAGCGCACGCTGCCGGATTTTCTGGACTGGGTTTCGCGCGAGACCGGCCGCCAGCTGGAATACGCGTCGCCACAGCTTCAATCGTCGGCGGCAGGGATCGTGTTGCGTGGCTCTGTCGCCGGCCTGCGACCGGATGCCGCGCTGGCCGCGGTGATGGCCACCACGCCACTCGACTACACGGCCGATCGAAGCCTGATCACCATCAAG